A genomic region of Rhipicephalus sanguineus isolate Rsan-2018 chromosome 3, BIME_Rsan_1.4, whole genome shotgun sequence contains the following coding sequences:
- the LOC119385709 gene encoding putative uncharacterized protein DDB_G0290521: protein MTSKEVIITPSKEPVASASEHEVSQLEEMTSKEVIVTPSKEPVASTSEHEVSQSEEMTSKEVIITPSKEPVASASEHEVSQLEEMTSKEVIVTPSKEPVASTSEHEVSQSEEMTSKEVIITPSKEPVASASEHEVSQLEEVTSKEVIVTPSKEPVASTSEHEVSQSEEMTSKEVIITPSKEPVASASEHEVSQLEEMTSKEVIVTPSKEPVASTSEHEVSQSEEMTSKEVIITPSKEPVASTSEHEVSQLEEMTSKEVIVTPSKEPVASTSEHEVSQSEEMTSKEVIITPSKSRWRARRSMR, encoded by the coding sequence ATGACCTCGAAGGAGGTCATTATCACACCGTCGAAAGAGCCGGTGGCGAGCGCGTCGGAGCATGAGGTGAGCCAACTGGAGGAGATGACCTCGAAGGAGGTCATTGTCACACCGTCGAAAGAGCCGGTGGCGAGCACATCGGAGCATGAGGTGAGCCAATCGGAGGAGATGACCTCGAAGGAGGTCATTATCACACCGTCGAAAGAGCCGGTGGCGAGCGCGTCGGAGCATGAGGTGAGCCAACTGGAGGAGATGACCTCGAAGGAGGTCATTGTCACACCGTCGAAAGAGCCGGTGGCGAGCACATCGGAGCATGAGGTGAGCCAATCGGAGGAGATGACCTCGAAGGAGGTCATTATCACACCGTCGAAAGAGCCGGTGGCGAGCGCGTCGGAGCATGAGGTGAGCCAACTGGAGGAGGTGACCTCCAAGGAGGTCATTGTCACACCGTCGAAAGAGCCGGTGGCGAGCACATCGGAGCATGAGGTGAGCCAATCGGAGGAGATGACCTCGAAGGAGGTCATTATCACACCGTCGAAAGAGCCGGTGGCGAGCGCGTCGGAGCATGAGGTGAGCCAACTGGAGGAGATGACCTCGAAGGAGGTCATTGTCACACCGTCGAAAGAGCCGGTGGCGAGCACATCGGAGCATGAGGTGAGCCAATCGGAGGAGATGACCTCCAAGGAGGTCATTATCACACCGTCGAAAGAGCCGGTGGCGAGCACATCGGAGCATGAGGTGAGCCAACTGGAGGAGATGACCTCGAAGGAGGTCATTGTCACACCGTCGAAAGAGCCGGTGGCGAGCACATCGGAGCATGAGGTGAGCCAATCGGAGGAGATGACCTCGAAGGAGGTCATTATCACACCGTCGAAGAGCCGGTGGCGAGCGCGTCGGAGCATGAGGTGA